The Sneathiella limimaris region CAGGGAGTGCAAATCCGGCGAAGTTACAGAGGTACAGTGCCCAGCTCAAATACCCATCGACGAGGGTGAATGTCTCTCCCATCGCCCAGGTCTTGCCTTCCAGAATTTGGGCAAGCTGGTTCAGAATAATCGGTGCCTTTGTGTGAACATAGGCTTTCACTTCTTTTGGGGTATCTGCCTGAAAAAGAGGATAGAGAAGACCCTTATGAAGCTCTGTCCCGACAAAGCTGAGAAGTTCCTGCAGGCGGTAGCGTTCCAGTGTGCCGGGTGCCGGGGCGAGGCTGTCATTATTGCCATGATCCGCAATATATTGAAGGACGGCGGCGCTTTCGGTGAGCAGCTCCCCATCATCCGTTTCCAGAACTGGAACCTTCTGTTTCAGGGTCACATCGGAAAAAGGGGTGCCTGTCTTTGTGATACGGCCTTTTAGAAGGCTCACTTCAAGATAATCAACCTCAAGGCCTGCCTCCAGACAAGCAATGCGGGACGCCAAGGAACAGGCAAGGGGGCT contains the following coding sequences:
- a CDS encoding glutathione S-transferase N-terminal domain-containing protein → MKLYFSPLACSLASRIACLEAGLEVDYLEVSLLKGRITKTGTPFSDVTLKQKVPVLETDDGELLTESAAVLQYIADHGNNDSLAPAPGTLERYRLQELLSFVGTELHKGLLYPLFQADTPKEVKAYVHTKAPIILNQLAQILEGKTWAMGETFTLVDGYLSWALYLCNFAGFALPDTIKEYVERLKTRPSIAKSIAIEMQLWQVQQDQLAKEKASA